One part of the Streptomyces sp. AM 2-1-1 genome encodes these proteins:
- a CDS encoding sugar ABC transporter substrate-binding protein, whose amino-acid sequence MTISKKSRGRTAAAVSLTAMLALTATACGDDGSGSGTEGSGKGEITFWDNNGGPRTEVWTEIIKDFEKENPNIKVKYVPIPIADVQSKYDTAIAGGGLPDVGGVGTAYLANIVSQEALEPVQDRIEKSSLKGKLVEGMVASVKDAGGRGDDMYSVPTSANNGTLWYRTDLFKAAGLQAPSTWAQFYEAAEKLTDSKHNEFGYTIRGGAGSIAQALDASYGQSGITEFWNGDTTTVNDPKNVAALEKYVGLFKKATPSADVNNDFTKMVAQWDTGTIGMLSHNLGSYQDHVKALGDDKFAGIPNPIGDSGTRVQVSNPVDGLGLFRSSKNKTAAWKFIEFAASHASNSKWNESAGAIPANTEAAADPWITASEPTALAAKALTDGSTKIVNLPYYLPDWNNISKADNEPEFQKLLLGKVSAKDFLDKIAGELNAAQKEWKELGNG is encoded by the coding sequence ATGACCATCTCCAAGAAGTCCCGGGGGCGTACCGCCGCGGCGGTCTCGCTGACCGCGATGCTCGCCCTGACCGCCACCGCCTGCGGCGACGACGGCAGCGGCTCCGGCACCGAGGGCAGCGGCAAGGGCGAGATCACCTTCTGGGACAACAACGGTGGCCCGCGCACCGAGGTCTGGACCGAGATCATCAAGGATTTCGAGAAGGAGAACCCGAACATCAAGGTCAAGTACGTCCCGATCCCGATCGCCGACGTGCAGTCCAAGTACGACACCGCCATCGCGGGCGGCGGCCTGCCGGACGTCGGGGGTGTCGGCACCGCGTACCTCGCCAACATCGTCTCCCAGGAGGCGCTGGAGCCGGTCCAGGACCGGATCGAGAAGTCCTCGCTGAAGGGCAAGCTCGTCGAGGGCATGGTCGCGAGCGTCAAGGACGCCGGCGGCCGGGGCGACGACATGTACTCCGTCCCGACCTCCGCGAACAACGGAACGCTCTGGTACCGCACCGACCTGTTCAAGGCCGCGGGCCTCCAGGCGCCCTCGACCTGGGCGCAGTTCTACGAGGCGGCCGAGAAGCTGACCGACTCCAAGCACAACGAGTTCGGCTACACCATCAGGGGCGGCGCGGGCTCCATAGCCCAGGCGCTGGACGCCTCCTACGGGCAGTCGGGCATCACGGAGTTCTGGAACGGCGACACCACCACGGTCAACGACCCGAAGAACGTGGCCGCGCTGGAGAAGTACGTCGGCCTCTTCAAGAAGGCGACACCCTCCGCCGACGTCAACAACGACTTCACCAAGATGGTCGCGCAGTGGGACACCGGCACGATCGGGATGCTGAGCCACAACCTCGGCTCCTACCAGGACCACGTGAAGGCGCTCGGCGACGACAAGTTCGCCGGCATCCCGAACCCGATCGGTGACAGCGGCACCCGCGTCCAGGTCTCCAACCCGGTCGACGGACTCGGGCTCTTCCGCAGCAGCAAGAACAAGACCGCCGCCTGGAAGTTCATCGAGTTCGCCGCCTCGCACGCCTCGAACAGCAAGTGGAACGAGTCGGCCGGCGCCATCCCCGCCAACACCGAGGCGGCCGCGGACCCGTGGATCACCGCGTCCGAGCCGACCGCGCTCGCGGCCAAGGCCCTCACCGACGGCTCCACCAAGATCGTGAACCTGCCCTACTACCTGCCCGACTGGAACAACATCAGCAAGGCCGACAACGAGCCGGAGTTCCAGAAGCTGCTGCTCGGCAAGGTCTCCGCGAAGGACTTCCTGGACAAGATCGCCGGCGAGCTGAACGCCGCCCAGAAGGAGTGGAAGGAGCTGGGCAACGGCTGA
- a CDS encoding SigE family RNA polymerase sigma factor — translation MGTVVDAAAAAEFHQFFEAHYAELARLAYLLTGEADAADDLAADALMALWHRWDRMREADHPVAYARGVVANLARTRIRGAVRERRRVALFWAPRSGGDGFAVDDPDVPTVVDVQEALRKLPFRKRACVVLRHAFDLSERDTSLVLGISVGTVKSQTSRGLAELQRLLGPGAGPAPARVAVAGQPGGGRQ, via the coding sequence GTGGGCACTGTGGTCGACGCTGCCGCTGCCGCCGAGTTCCATCAGTTCTTCGAAGCGCACTACGCCGAACTGGCGCGCCTCGCCTACCTGTTGACGGGCGAGGCGGATGCGGCCGATGATCTGGCCGCCGACGCTCTGATGGCTCTGTGGCACCGCTGGGACCGGATGAGGGAGGCCGATCATCCCGTCGCGTACGCGCGCGGGGTCGTCGCCAACCTGGCGCGCACCCGGATCCGCGGTGCGGTGCGCGAGCGCCGCAGGGTCGCGCTCTTCTGGGCTCCACGTTCCGGCGGCGACGGGTTCGCCGTCGACGATCCCGACGTACCGACCGTGGTGGACGTGCAAGAGGCCCTGCGTAAGCTGCCGTTCAGGAAACGGGCCTGCGTGGTGCTGCGGCACGCGTTCGATCTGTCCGAGCGGGACACGTCGCTGGTCCTCGGGATATCGGTCGGCACGGTCAAGAGCCAGACTTCCCGGGGCTTGGCGGAGTTGCAGCGGCTGCTCGGTCCCGGGGCGGGCCCGGCTCCGGCACGGGTGGCCGTGGCGGGGCAGCCCGGCGGAGGAAGGCAATGA
- a CDS encoding kinase: MRTGTAQTRLVVVRGNSASGKSAVASGVRDGFGRGVALVGQDNLRRTVLRDRDRPGAANIGLIDTVARYSLDAGFHVVLEGILYADHYGDMLARLRADHRGPTYGYYLDVPFEETLLRHATKPIAEVVGEDDLRSWYRPLDLLPGGTETVIGADSALADTVARVLRETGLDRLPAMDR, translated from the coding sequence ATGAGAACCGGCACCGCCCAGACCCGTCTCGTCGTGGTGCGCGGCAACTCCGCTTCCGGCAAGTCGGCCGTCGCGTCCGGGGTGCGGGACGGCTTCGGCCGCGGGGTGGCATTGGTGGGGCAGGACAACCTGCGGCGGACCGTGTTGCGCGACCGGGACCGCCCGGGGGCGGCGAACATCGGTCTGATCGACACCGTCGCCCGCTACTCCCTCGACGCCGGCTTCCACGTCGTGCTGGAAGGCATCCTGTACGCCGACCACTACGGCGACATGCTGGCCCGGCTCCGCGCGGACCACCGCGGTCCGACGTACGGCTACTACCTGGACGTGCCGTTCGAAGAGACGCTGCTGCGGCACGCGACCAAGCCGATCGCCGAGGTGGTCGGGGAGGACGACCTGCGCTCCTGGTACCGCCCTCTCGATCTGCTGCCCGGCGGCACCGAGACCGTGATCGGGGCGGACAGCGCCCTCGCCGACACCGTCGCGCGGGTCCTGCGGGAGACGGGCCTGGACCGGCTCCCGGCCATGGACCGCTGA
- a CDS encoding IclR family transcriptional regulator, translated as MSAAESGGAQVKSAVRTVELLEYFAGRPGMHSLAAVQEAVGYPKSSLYMLLRTLVELGWVETDATGTRYGIGVRALLVGTSYIDGDEVVAAARPTLDRLSDDTTETIHLARLDGTNVVYLATRQSQHYLRPFTRVGRRLPAHSTSLGKALLATCSDEQVRKLLPETLPALTEHTLTDREQLIEELHTIREQGYAVDREENTLGLRCFGVAIPYRTPSRDAISCSVPVARLTPAHEQTVKDALFDARDRLTLATRRL; from the coding sequence ATGTCGGCTGCCGAGTCTGGTGGGGCACAGGTCAAGTCCGCGGTGCGGACGGTGGAGCTCCTCGAATACTTCGCGGGGCGCCCCGGGATGCACTCCCTCGCGGCGGTGCAGGAGGCGGTGGGGTACCCCAAGTCCAGCCTCTACATGCTGCTGCGCACCCTCGTCGAGCTCGGCTGGGTGGAGACCGACGCCACCGGCACGCGGTACGGCATCGGGGTGCGCGCCCTGCTGGTCGGCACCTCGTACATCGACGGCGACGAGGTGGTGGCCGCCGCCCGCCCCACCCTCGACCGGCTCTCCGACGACACCACGGAGACCATCCACCTGGCCCGGCTCGACGGCACCAACGTGGTCTACCTCGCGACCCGGCAGTCCCAGCACTACCTGCGCCCCTTCACCCGGGTCGGCCGCCGCCTGCCCGCCCACTCGACCTCGCTCGGCAAGGCGCTGCTGGCGACCTGCAGCGACGAGCAGGTGCGCAAGTTGCTGCCCGAGACGCTTCCGGCGCTGACCGAGCACACCCTGACCGACCGCGAGCAGCTCATCGAGGAGCTGCACACCATCCGCGAGCAGGGGTACGCGGTGGACCGCGAGGAGAACACCCTGGGGCTGCGCTGTTTCGGCGTGGCGATCCCGTACCGCACGCCCTCGCGCGACGCCATCAGCTGCTCGGTGCCGGTCGCCCGGCTCACCCCCGCCCACGAGCAGACGGTGAAGGACGCCCTCTTCGACGCCCGCGACCGGCTGACGCTGGCGACCCGCCGCCTCTGA
- a CDS encoding pectate lyase, producing MSARMRHLRAITVVMGCASVALAVSLPAQAAPRPHAKPIERAVLPAHDGWASADGSTTGGAAATRDHVYTVTNRAELIAAFEDAGDAPKIVRIVGTVHGNSDVNGTPIGCEDYYTGGYTLEKYLAAYDPAVWGTDAVPSGPLEDARAASAALQAAAVNVPVPSNTTLIGVGDDATVIGASLQVKNVSNVIVRNLSFEDTYDCFPQWDPTDTATGAWNSEYDNLVVTNSTHVWVDHNTFSDGDRPDAAQPHYFGTVYQQHDGLFDIVRGADLVTVSWNVLKDHDKTMLIGNSDSAGATDRGKLRVTLHHNLFQDVKERAPRVRFGQVDSYNNHFVVKAGSAYGYTYGIGIESRLVAEHNAFTLPAGYDPALILKKWKESPLTAADNYVNGKKTDLIAVHNAGVPAEQLTSGAGWTPVLRTKVDSPRAVPALVDRRAGAGGHC from the coding sequence ATGTCCGCACGCATGCGCCACCTCCGTGCCATCACCGTGGTGATGGGCTGCGCCTCCGTCGCCCTCGCCGTGTCGCTGCCCGCCCAGGCGGCCCCCCGGCCGCACGCCAAGCCGATCGAGCGCGCCGTGCTGCCCGCCCACGACGGCTGGGCCTCCGCGGACGGCTCGACCACCGGCGGCGCCGCGGCCACCCGCGACCACGTCTACACGGTCACCAACCGCGCCGAGCTGATCGCCGCCTTCGAGGACGCCGGCGACGCTCCCAAGATCGTCCGGATCGTGGGGACCGTCCACGGCAACTCCGACGTCAACGGCACCCCCATCGGCTGCGAGGACTACTACACCGGCGGCTACACCCTCGAGAAGTACCTCGCCGCCTACGACCCGGCGGTCTGGGGCACCGACGCGGTGCCCAGCGGCCCGCTGGAGGACGCCCGCGCCGCCTCCGCCGCCCTCCAGGCGGCGGCCGTCAACGTGCCGGTCCCCTCGAACACCACCCTGATCGGTGTCGGCGACGACGCCACCGTCATCGGTGCCAGCCTCCAGGTCAAGAACGTCTCGAACGTCATCGTCCGCAACCTGAGCTTCGAGGACACCTACGACTGCTTCCCGCAGTGGGACCCGACCGACACCGCGACCGGGGCCTGGAACTCCGAGTACGACAACCTCGTGGTCACCAACTCCACCCACGTCTGGGTCGACCACAACACCTTCAGCGACGGGGACCGCCCCGACGCCGCCCAGCCGCACTACTTCGGCACGGTCTACCAGCAGCACGACGGGCTCTTCGACATCGTGCGCGGCGCCGACCTGGTCACCGTCTCGTGGAACGTCCTCAAGGACCACGACAAGACGATGCTCATCGGCAACAGCGACAGCGCGGGCGCGACCGACCGCGGCAAGCTCCGGGTGACCCTGCACCACAACCTCTTCCAGGACGTTAAGGAGCGTGCCCCGCGCGTCCGCTTCGGCCAGGTCGACTCGTACAACAACCACTTCGTGGTGAAGGCCGGCAGCGCGTACGGGTACACCTACGGCATCGGCATCGAGTCCCGGCTCGTCGCCGAGCACAACGCGTTCACGCTCCCGGCGGGGTACGACCCGGCGCTCATCCTGAAGAAGTGGAAGGAGTCCCCGCTGACGGCCGCCGACAACTACGTCAACGGCAAGAAGACCGACCTGATCGCCGTGCACAACGCCGGCGTCCCCGCCGAGCAGCTCACGTCGGGCGCCGGCTGGACCCCGGTGCTGCGGACCAAGGTCGACTCCCCGCGTGCCGTTCCGGCGCTCGTGGACCGCCGGGCCGGAGCCGGCGGCCACTGCTGA
- a CDS encoding rhamnogalacturonan acetylesterase, with amino-acid sequence MSLTRRRTVAALAALPLALAATPAVAKDGGRRPRPRTVHIAGDSTAAQKYADAAPETGWGTALPFFLGRGLRVANHAMNGRSSKSFIDEGLLAALLPDVRAGDLLLIQFGHNDEKTADPLRGTDPWTTYQDHLRRYVTAARARHARPVLLTPVERRRFAEDGTARPSHGEYPAAMRALAAEERVPLIDTQALTLARWQQLGPVATQGYFNWLPPGESPNYPDGVQDNTHFQPRGAIDVARTTARALVDARVLAPGETRRLTTPVPAEWITWPRA; translated from the coding sequence GTGTCACTCACCCGCAGACGAACCGTGGCCGCGCTCGCGGCCCTGCCCCTCGCCCTCGCCGCCACCCCGGCGGTGGCGAAGGACGGGGGGCGGCGGCCCCGTCCTCGCACCGTGCACATCGCGGGCGACTCGACGGCCGCCCAGAAGTACGCCGACGCGGCACCCGAAACGGGGTGGGGGACGGCCCTGCCCTTCTTCCTCGGCCGAGGGCTGCGGGTCGCCAACCACGCGATGAACGGGCGCAGTTCGAAGAGCTTCATCGACGAAGGACTCCTCGCCGCCCTGCTCCCCGACGTCCGCGCCGGCGACCTCCTGCTCATCCAGTTCGGGCACAACGACGAGAAGACGGCCGATCCGCTCCGCGGCACCGACCCCTGGACGACCTACCAGGACCACCTGCGCCGTTACGTCACGGCGGCCCGCGCACGCCACGCCCGGCCCGTCCTGCTCACCCCCGTCGAGCGCCGCCGCTTCGCCGAGGACGGCACCGCCCGACCGAGCCACGGTGAGTACCCGGCCGCGATGCGCGCCCTGGCGGCCGAGGAGCGCGTACCGCTGATCGACACCCAGGCGCTCACCCTCGCCCGCTGGCAGCAGCTGGGACCGGTCGCCACCCAGGGGTACTTCAACTGGCTGCCGCCGGGGGAGTCCCCCAACTACCCGGACGGAGTGCAGGACAACACGCACTTCCAGCCGCGCGGCGCGATCGACGTCGCCCGGACGACCGCCCGCGCCCTGGTGGACGCCCGCGTGCTCGCCCCGGGCGAGACGCGCCGGCTCACCACCCCCGTTCCGGCCGAGTGGATCACCTGGCCGCGGGCCTGA
- a CDS encoding glycoside hydrolase domain-containing protein, with translation MSRHRLSKKGRYIAWGTAAAVAVVSSGVVAQTSMAATTWPAQKTFTGQAFDTCTAPSLAAMKAWKSDAFYGGAAVYIGGKNRGCAQPNLTSSWVKSVNSAGWKLIPLYVGAQPPCQKSANPEKLTASTAASLGVKDGNDAVARAAALGMKAGSPVYLDIEPYTITDKACNDAVLSYVRSFTRTLRAKTYRAGFYGFSSSSAKAVATAVNRTDLPGNLWYALWDGKPTTTTDWPWSKTLYTDHSRAHQYKVNSKETRGGHTLTVDRDAWDAPVALVG, from the coding sequence ATGTCCAGACACCGGTTGTCCAAGAAGGGCCGCTACATCGCGTGGGGGACGGCGGCCGCGGTCGCCGTCGTGAGTTCGGGGGTGGTGGCCCAGACGTCGATGGCGGCCACCACCTGGCCCGCGCAGAAGACCTTCACCGGGCAGGCGTTCGACACCTGCACCGCGCCGTCGCTCGCCGCGATGAAGGCGTGGAAGTCCGACGCGTTCTACGGCGGCGCCGCCGTCTACATCGGGGGCAAGAACCGGGGCTGCGCCCAGCCCAACCTGACCTCGTCCTGGGTGAAGTCGGTCAACTCCGCCGGCTGGAAGCTCATTCCGCTCTACGTCGGTGCCCAGCCGCCGTGCCAGAAGAGCGCGAACCCCGAGAAGCTGACCGCCTCCACGGCGGCCTCCCTCGGCGTCAAGGACGGCAACGACGCGGTGGCCAGGGCCGCGGCGCTGGGCATGAAGGCCGGCAGCCCGGTCTACCTCGACATCGAGCCGTACACGATCACGGACAAGGCGTGCAACGACGCGGTCCTGAGTTACGTCCGCTCGTTCACCAGGACGTTGCGCGCCAAGACCTACCGGGCCGGGTTCTACGGCTTCAGCAGCTCCAGCGCCAAGGCCGTCGCCACGGCGGTGAACAGGACCGACCTGCCGGGCAACCTCTGGTACGCGCTCTGGGACGGCAAGCCCACCACCACGACCGACTGGCCGTGGAGCAAGACGCTCTACACCGACCACAGCCGGGCCCACCAGTACAAGGTCAACAGCAAGGAGACGCGCGGGGGACACACCCTCACCGTCGACCGCGACGCCTGGGACGCCCCCGTCGCCCTCGTCGGCTGA
- a CDS encoding DUF1349 domain-containing protein yields the protein MTVRLPELPFELEPFGPEGKWTYEGGVLTGRAGARQDRFVPPGGDSLEPASDAPRLLGTPPPGDFQLLARVKVGFAGAYDAGVLYLHVGERDWAKVCLELSPAVPTVCTVVTRGVSDDVNSFTVDGDTFWLRLSRTGGAFAFHASPDGVTWTFVRVFALGDAEAAASASAGFLVQAPVGDGCEAAFDRIAFRQEGVADLRDGS from the coding sequence ATGACCGTGCGACTTCCCGAACTCCCCTTCGAGCTGGAGCCGTTCGGCCCCGAAGGCAAGTGGACCTACGAGGGCGGTGTTCTGACCGGCCGCGCCGGGGCCCGGCAGGACCGCTTCGTGCCCCCGGGCGGCGACTCCCTCGAACCGGCGAGCGACGCCCCCCGCCTGCTGGGCACCCCGCCCCCCGGCGACTTCCAGCTCCTCGCCCGGGTGAAGGTCGGCTTCGCGGGCGCTTACGACGCCGGCGTCCTCTACCTCCACGTCGGGGAGCGCGACTGGGCGAAGGTCTGCCTGGAGCTCTCACCGGCCGTGCCCACCGTCTGCACGGTGGTCACCCGGGGCGTCTCCGACGACGTCAACTCCTTCACCGTGGACGGCGACACCTTCTGGCTGCGGCTCAGCCGCACCGGGGGCGCCTTCGCCTTCCATGCCTCGCCGGACGGCGTCACCTGGACCTTCGTCCGGGTCTTCGCCCTCGGTGACGCGGAGGCCGCGGCGTCGGCCTCGGCCGGCTTCCTCGTCCAGGCACCCGTCGGCGACGGCTGCGAGGCCGCCTTCGACCGGATCGCCTTCCGCCAGGAAGGCGTTGCCGACCTGCGCGACGGCAGCTGA
- a CDS encoding aldehyde dehydrogenase (NADP(+)): MAAAPVWSVDPRTGNPREQVAVEATAQDVDRVVRAAHAVRDALADRTVRAAFLRTAADLLAGAEESVVATADAETALGTARLTGELARTAAQLRAFAEVVEEGAFLDIHIDHEDGSRTPPWPDLRRWKIPLGVVAVYAASNFPLAFSVPGGDTASALAAGCPVVVKSHPAHPATSELSASLLRRAAAEHGLPEEIIGLVHGFEAGVELVRHPLISAAGFTGSIRGGRALFDAAAARPAPIPFHGELGSLNPVVVTEAAAAERGEQIGAGLGASMTMGAGQFCTKPGLVLVPAGEPGDGLVKTLTATVGDTTPAVMLDHRMRDAFVAGVRERAALPDVEAPVTPGDGGEHAVAPGFLTVPASRLAEDGPHEALLEECFGPVTVVARYGSPDEVAAVLGRLPGNLTAALHISGEEAAGGAAGLLASLIPLAGRVLVNGWPTGVAVAPAQHHGGPYPSTTSTSTSVGATAIERWLRPVTYQSTPEGLLPPELRDDNPLGLPRRVNG; encoded by the coding sequence GTGGCAGCAGCACCAGTCTGGAGCGTCGACCCCCGCACCGGGAACCCGCGCGAGCAGGTTGCGGTGGAGGCTACAGCGCAGGACGTCGACCGTGTGGTCCGGGCGGCGCACGCCGTCCGCGACGCACTCGCCGACCGCACCGTGCGCGCCGCCTTCCTGCGCACCGCGGCCGACCTGCTCGCCGGGGCCGAGGAATCCGTCGTGGCGACCGCCGATGCCGAGACCGCGCTCGGTACAGCCCGCCTGACCGGCGAACTCGCCCGCACGGCGGCCCAGTTGCGGGCCTTCGCGGAGGTCGTCGAGGAGGGTGCCTTCCTCGACATCCACATCGACCACGAGGACGGCAGCCGCACCCCCCCGTGGCCGGACCTGCGCCGCTGGAAGATCCCGCTCGGCGTCGTCGCCGTCTACGCAGCCAGCAACTTCCCGCTCGCCTTCTCCGTACCCGGCGGCGACACCGCGAGCGCGCTGGCCGCGGGCTGCCCGGTCGTCGTCAAGTCGCACCCCGCCCACCCGGCCACCTCCGAGCTGAGCGCCTCCCTGCTCCGCCGGGCCGCCGCCGAGCACGGACTGCCCGAGGAGATCATCGGCCTGGTGCACGGCTTCGAGGCCGGCGTGGAACTGGTCCGCCACCCGCTGATCTCCGCCGCGGGCTTCACCGGCTCGATCCGCGGCGGCCGCGCCCTCTTCGACGCGGCCGCGGCCCGTCCCGCCCCCATCCCGTTCCACGGCGAGCTGGGCTCCCTCAACCCCGTCGTCGTCACCGAGGCCGCCGCCGCCGAGCGCGGCGAACAGATCGGCGCCGGACTCGGCGCCTCCATGACGATGGGCGCCGGACAGTTCTGCACCAAGCCCGGACTGGTCCTGGTCCCGGCGGGCGAGCCCGGTGACGGACTGGTCAAGACCCTCACCGCGACCGTCGGCGACACCACGCCCGCCGTCATGCTCGACCACCGGATGCGGGACGCCTTCGTCGCCGGCGTACGCGAGCGCGCCGCCCTCCCCGACGTGGAAGCGCCCGTCACCCCCGGCGACGGCGGCGAACACGCCGTCGCCCCCGGCTTCCTCACCGTCCCCGCCTCCCGCCTCGCCGAGGACGGCCCGCACGAGGCGCTCCTGGAGGAGTGCTTCGGCCCGGTCACCGTCGTCGCCCGGTACGGCTCCCCGGACGAGGTCGCCGCCGTGCTCGGCCGCCTCCCCGGCAACCTCACCGCCGCCCTGCACATCTCGGGCGAGGAAGCGGCGGGCGGTGCCGCCGGGCTCCTCGCCTCCCTCATCCCGCTCGCCGGGCGCGTACTCGTCAACGGCTGGCCGACCGGTGTCGCCGTCGCCCCCGCCCAGCACCACGGCGGCCCGTACCCGTCGACCACGTCCACCTCGACCTCGGTCGGCGCCACCGCCATCGAACGCTGGCTGCGCCCGGTGACGTACCAGTCGACCCCCGAAGGCCTCCTCCCTCCCGAACTGCGCGACGACAACCCGCTGGGCCTGCCCCGCCGGGTGAACGGATGA
- a CDS encoding DinB family protein, with product MRSMSDEPERWTQATVYPDMWTDPDKDPRENEGASPEGELATLVDYLTNYRLTLTMKCEGLGPEQLARRAVPPSTMSLLGLVRHLAEVERDWRNWISDGEPLPKLYGVRDGDFDGALAEQAAVDGAYQDLAREQAATDAALARHTDLGERLGKDGIAVRELLVHRIEEYARHCGHADLLRECVDGRVGQ from the coding sequence ATGCGGTCCATGAGCGACGAACCCGAGCGATGGACCCAGGCCACCGTCTACCCCGACATGTGGACCGACCCGGACAAGGACCCCCGCGAGAACGAGGGAGCGAGCCCGGAGGGCGAGCTCGCCACGCTGGTCGACTACCTGACGAACTACCGCCTCACCCTCACCATGAAGTGCGAGGGTCTGGGACCGGAGCAGCTCGCCCGCCGCGCCGTCCCGCCGTCGACGATGTCGCTGCTCGGCCTGGTCCGCCACCTCGCCGAGGTCGAGCGCGACTGGCGCAATTGGATCAGCGACGGCGAACCGCTGCCGAAGCTCTACGGCGTGCGGGACGGCGACTTCGACGGAGCCCTCGCCGAACAGGCCGCGGTGGACGGTGCGTACCAGGACCTCGCCCGCGAACAGGCGGCCACCGACGCCGCGTTGGCACGCCACACCGACCTCGGCGAGCGCCTCGGAAAGGACGGCATCGCGGTCCGGGAGCTGCTGGTGCACCGGATCGAGGAGTACGCCCGCCACTGCGGCCACGCCGACCTGCTGCGCGAGTGCGTCGACGGCCGGGTGGGACAGTGA
- a CDS encoding NCS2 family permease, whose amino-acid sequence MPDTPEAPEAPETAKAAPDAVPDTAPAAAHRNALDRYFAISARGSNLGREIRGGFATFFTMAYILVLNPIILGSAEDKFGAHLSTPQLVTVTALVAAVMTAIMGLGGNLPLAIAAGLGLNAVVAFQIAPLMSWPDAMGLVVLEGLIICVLVVTGLREAVMRAIPPALKQAISVGIGLFIAFIGFVDAGFVTRIPGETGSTPVQLGSTGHLTGWPVLVFCVGVLLTVALMVRKVKGAILISIVVSTVLAIVVNEIADIAPAAWGLTVPSVPDDIVAAPDFGLVGSFSLFGAFQQVGVVTIVLLIFTLILSDFFDTMGTVVGVSQEAGLLDEKGDVPNIGRVLLIDGAAAAVGGAASASSNTAYIESAAGVGEGARTGFASLVTGALFAVALFLTPLATVVPAQAAAPALIAVGFLLMSQVRHIEWESWEIAIPAFLTIAVMPFTYSITNGIGAGFLAYVVIKAALGKAREVHWLLWGTSALFAVYFAIDPIEQVLGVK is encoded by the coding sequence ATGCCCGACACACCGGAAGCACCGGAAGCACCAGAGACGGCGAAGGCCGCGCCGGACGCCGTACCGGATACCGCCCCGGCCGCGGCCCACCGGAACGCGCTGGACCGCTACTTCGCCATCAGCGCCCGCGGATCGAACCTCGGCCGCGAGATACGCGGCGGCTTCGCGACCTTCTTCACGATGGCGTACATCCTGGTCCTCAACCCCATCATCCTGGGCTCGGCCGAGGACAAGTTCGGCGCCCACCTCTCCACCCCCCAACTCGTCACCGTCACCGCGCTGGTGGCCGCCGTGATGACAGCGATCATGGGACTGGGCGGCAACCTCCCGCTCGCCATCGCGGCCGGCCTCGGCCTCAACGCGGTCGTCGCCTTCCAGATCGCGCCGCTGATGAGCTGGCCCGACGCGATGGGCCTGGTCGTCCTCGAAGGGCTCATCATCTGCGTCCTGGTCGTCACCGGACTGCGCGAGGCGGTGATGCGCGCGATCCCGCCCGCCCTCAAGCAGGCCATCAGTGTCGGCATCGGGCTCTTCATCGCGTTCATCGGCTTCGTCGACGCCGGTTTCGTCACCCGCATCCCCGGTGAGACCGGCTCGACGCCCGTACAGCTCGGCTCGACGGGCCACCTCACCGGCTGGCCGGTGCTGGTCTTCTGCGTCGGCGTGCTGCTCACCGTCGCCCTGATGGTCCGCAAGGTGAAGGGCGCCATCCTCATCAGCATCGTGGTCAGCACCGTGCTGGCGATCGTCGTCAACGAGATCGCCGACATCGCGCCGGCCGCCTGGGGCCTGACCGTCCCGTCCGTCCCCGACGACATCGTCGCCGCCCCCGACTTCGGGCTCGTCGGCTCCTTCAGCCTCTTCGGCGCCTTCCAGCAGGTCGGCGTGGTGACCATCGTCCTGCTGATCTTCACCCTGATCCTCAGCGACTTCTTCGACACCATGGGCACGGTCGTCGGTGTCTCCCAGGAGGCCGGACTCCTCGACGAGAAGGGCGACGTGCCGAACATCGGGCGTGTCCTCCTCATCGACGGAGCGGCCGCCGCCGTGGGCGGAGCCGCCTCGGCCAGCTCCAACACCGCCTACATCGAGTCGGCGGCAGGCGTCGGCGAGGGCGCCCGCACCGGCTTCGCCTCCCTGGTCACCGGCGCCCTCTTCGCCGTCGCGCTCTTCCTCACCCCGCTGGCCACCGTCGTCCCGGCCCAGGCCGCCGCGCCCGCGCTCATCGCGGTCGGCTTCCTGCTCATGTCCCAGGTCCGCCACATCGAGTGGGAGAGCTGGGAGATCGCCATCCCGGCGTTCCTGACGATCGCCGTCATGCCGTTCACGTACTCGATCACCAACGGCATCGGCGCGGGGTTCCTCGCCTACGTCGTGATCAAGGCCGCCCTCGGCAAGGCACGGGAGGTGCACTGGCTGCTCTGGGGCACCTCGGCCCTCTTCGCCGTCTACTTCGCGATCGACCCGATCGAGCAGGTGCTCGGCGTGAAGTGA